One genomic region from Arthrobacter sp. YN encodes:
- a CDS encoding DUF808 domain-containing protein: MSGGLVALLDDIAALARIAAASVDDIAAGAAKAGAKAAGVVIDDAAVTPQYVSGADPSRELPMIKKIFWGSLRNKLVIILPALLLVSAFIPGIIPFILMLGGSYLCYEGAEKVWHKLRGHADAEKAPAVQRGPEAEAKVTKGAITTDFILSCEIMVIAMNEVATESLWARAFILVVVAIAITVIVYGAVGLIVKMDDIGLHLTTKDSAGSQRFGRLLVKGMPAVLAAITLIGTIAMLWVGGHIMLQGAHDLGWHGPYDLVHVLETPFAGIPVVGGFLAWLVNTLCSAILGAIWGLVIMVILHPLLKVLPFGKKKDGHKEGDVRAAISGHRPGSDHSQKDKA; encoded by the coding sequence GTGAGCGGCGGTCTCGTCGCTCTGTTGGATGACATTGCTGCCCTGGCCCGCATCGCGGCCGCCTCGGTGGACGATATCGCAGCGGGAGCCGCCAAGGCTGGGGCCAAAGCTGCCGGCGTAGTCATCGACGACGCCGCCGTCACCCCTCAGTACGTGTCCGGGGCGGACCCATCCCGCGAACTGCCCATGATCAAAAAGATCTTCTGGGGCTCGCTGCGCAACAAACTGGTGATCATCCTGCCGGCGCTGCTGCTCGTCAGCGCCTTCATCCCGGGAATCATTCCGTTCATCCTCATGCTGGGCGGTTCCTACCTCTGCTACGAGGGCGCCGAAAAGGTCTGGCACAAGCTCCGCGGCCATGCTGATGCCGAGAAGGCACCGGCTGTCCAACGCGGCCCTGAAGCCGAGGCCAAGGTGACCAAGGGAGCCATCACCACCGACTTCATCCTGTCCTGCGAAATCATGGTGATCGCCATGAACGAGGTAGCCACCGAGTCTCTCTGGGCCCGGGCGTTCATCCTCGTCGTCGTAGCGATCGCGATTACGGTCATCGTCTATGGTGCGGTAGGACTCATCGTCAAGATGGATGACATTGGCCTGCACCTGACCACCAAGGACTCGGCGGGCTCCCAGCGCTTCGGCCGGCTTCTTGTCAAGGGAATGCCCGCCGTACTGGCTGCGATCACCCTCATCGGGACCATCGCCATGCTCTGGGTTGGCGGCCACATCATGTTGCAGGGGGCACACGACCTTGGCTGGCACGGCCCGTACGACCTTGTTCATGTCCTCGAGACGCCCTTTGCCGGAATCCCCGTTGTGGGTGGCTTCCTCGCATGGCTGGTCAACACGCTGTGCTCAGCCATTCTCGGCGCCATCTGGGGCCTGGTCATCATGGTCATCCTGCACCCGCTTCTGAAGGTGCTGCCGTTTGGCAAGAAAAAGGACGGACACAAAGAAGGCGATGTCCGTGCTGCGATCTCCGGTCACCGGCCCGGAAGCGATCATAGCCAGAAGGATAAGGCCTGA